Below is a genomic region from Dryobates pubescens isolate bDryPub1 chromosome 1, bDryPub1.pri, whole genome shotgun sequence.
CTACACCTCGTGTGGGAAATCTTAGCTGTGAGCATTGTATTTAGACTTGGAAATATAGATCTAGCACAGTTAGAATGCAGACTAGAAAGCTAAGTTTTCCAAAGGCAGTGccttctctgttttctctctggcTCTGAGTTATCAACTGAAAGATGTAAATGCCCTTTAAGTGTGTTTTTTATCTGGTTTCCTTATTAAAGTGATTTTGCTGACTTTCAGTCTGAATTCCTGCAGGCTTCCTTCTGGCATTGCAACTTACCTACTGTGTGGATAAATACATTCTGTAGTCTCTTAAAAACATTtgattcttttcttttggtttttttccttcctcctttttctttgcaGAAATTGCCTTACAGCatgtctcaatgttcttccgATCAGAGCCAAAGTGGGAAGTGGTAGAGCCGTTAAAAGACATAGGTAAGAAGAACATGTATGCATGAAAGCTTGTCTGCCCCACTGTATGAGTTGTTCTAAGCTTACAGTCCTAGCTTTGCTTACAGACCTTGTCCTGCCTGTAAGCTGTATGTTTCAGTAAAGCTGCTGgtgacttctttcttttctgtgtgtgtaGGTTGGCGAATACgtaagaaatatttcttaatgAAGATTAAGAATCAACCAAAGGAACGGCTAGCGTTAAGCTGGGTATATATACTTTCTCTCATACTCAAATCTTTCTTAATGAACTTGGCTTATTTAATTTATATTGACTCCCATGTGTGAGTGATAGAGATACTCTTGAAGCTCAGGCTTTGAAAGAGCCTTGAAAGCCCTTTTAGTGGGGGTGTGGTGTGGGAGCTGCTTGTATTTCTTTCCTCTGGTGGCAAATCCAGTTTGCAAGTTTCTGGTCATTTGTCCCATTCCTGCACATCAGGTAGCTTGTTACCTGTAGTATGGATTTGCTCACTGAAAATAACAAGGTGATCTTTTTTAAAGTGGTGGGGGTTCTTGCTTAGATCTTTAGTTGTACTGAGAAACTAGTGAGAAAGGCTCAAGTTGCTCCTTTAAGGTAGACATATATCGACACCAGACAGTTTGTTGTTGCTAAACACATTTAGGTTCCTGTGCTGAAACATGCTGCCATCTTAATTACATGAGCATAGCTATTTGTAAGAGttcactgcagagcagacaTCACTAAAGCTTGCAGTAGAAGGGAAGGGTTTTTAGCTGGAAAGGAAGAAGTTGGGTGGTGGCTTTAGTCTTATCAGTTCACAGTGCACACAGTCCCTTAGTTTGGGGTTGGCAGAGTTCATTCAGTGGTAGTAGTGCACGTCAGAcacaggggaggaaggaggctgTAATACTTATTTATGGTCTGACACTTTGTATTGTAAAACCAGGGCGTTATTCATCCTCTTCAAGTTACATTCTGTATGTGTAATTTCCTTACTTGCTCTTCAAAATACACCTTCAAGCAGCTGCCTTAATCTGTGAAAGCATAACATGGATCACATCTTTATGGAATGCAACATCTATTACGATGCCATTCTTTTCCTATTTATTTCCAGGCTGATCTTGGCCCTGATAAGTACTTGTCTGACAAAGACTTACAGTATGCTGTAAAACTTCTTTCTTCCTGTTCTGTGAGTACTACTTGAAGACTTTTGAGTTGTGGTTGTGGGGAGCTGATCTTGCAAAAGCACAAGTAGCCCAGTAGATGTAGTTTGTCATTTTAGAGTTACTTTAATTTAAAGATGTGCAAACCTTTTAATTACATTTCCAACACAGTATGAGGTAACTTTCTCAGCACGTATAATAGTCCTGCAGGATTATTACAGGAGATTCAGAATTGTGGTTAATTGTATTTTTTCCCTGCTTGAGCAGTGCTGTGAGATCACAGGCTTTTATTTCAGCTTCTCCCCACTTTGGGGCGGTTAGGGTAGTGCTGTCAGAAGTTCATTGCTAAGCCATGTGCTGGGGATGTTACCAGGCAGCACTGGATAAGGTGTTTGGGATGAGTGGTGTTCTTTGAACTTATGACAGAAGTATCTTAGTGGAGCTACAACAGGGCTGTACAGCTTAAGATGCTTTGCAGTGGCATGTTAGAAATCAAATAGATGTCTCTGAAACACTGGTATTTGACTCCAAAAGGAGTTTGTCTTTAAGGATGTTAATCATGTGAGAGACTGGCTGAGAAGACTGGCATGTAAACTGCTAAACCTCTGCAgtcctggagctcagcagaaacacaaaacagaacagCTTTAAAATTAGGCTTCTCAGCCTGCAAACCAGGCTTCAACTGATGCTTTAAATAAGACCTAAACAGGAGGTCTTTTCAATTAGTGTATGCGTTGCATGTGTCATTTATCCCCAACTCTGCTGTCTCATTTGGTTTCACGAAGTTGCAGGAAGTTGTTGTAGTAATTTCTGAAGACATCAAAGTGTTATGACATCTACTGATGCCAAGTTTCCTTACGTGCCACAAGTTGTGTAAAACCATGGGTGAATTTGTTGGCTTAGCGCGACTtaaacctgcagcagagctgctcatgtGTCAGTGCTGATGGGGCTGGATTCTTCACTTGTCTAAACTTCCAGtctcttttgtttaaaaaaaaatatattggatttatttttatttttttttcaatttagGTGGAAATTAAACAGTGTCCTTTAGAAACTTTCTTTGCATTTATTCCAGGTTAATACTGAATATCTTGAGCAAATGTCACTGAGAGAATCTGGTTTGTTACTTTAAATACACATTTCAGGCAGAGTTTTTCATGCTTGTGAATCCAGCAAAAATGAATTACAGAATCTGTCATCAAAAACTTAACCCAcaggtgtttttctttttcttttggcagCATCCATATATTTACAAAATCACTTTTGCCACTGCCAATGAATCTTCAGCGCTGGTTATTAGACCATTCAGTGAAAAAGGGACACTAAAGGACCTTATTTATAAGGTAATgtctccccccaccctgctcccagtTGAAGTGGAAGAATGTTTGCTGGAATGACCATCTTTTACAAAGCTGTTTACCATCTATCACTAAGCAAACTTAAGACTTTTACTGACTTTTCTGGGCATGATACTTGATATGTGTGTTTCTTTTGAAGGCAAAGCCAAAAGACCCATTCCTGAAGAAGTATTGCAATCCTAAGAAAATTCAAGGTCTTGAACTTCAGCAAATAAAAACATATGGAAGGCAAATATTAGAggtattctttttctttgcttacCAGCCTGTATGATTTTTAATTTTGAGGCCCACTGGTTTAGCTCGAAAAAGTGGGCAGAGAAGCTTTATTTCAGCAACAGACTTGAAAGCTAAATGTAAGTTGAGATTAGCTGTTGGGAGTTGGGTTTGGATATGTATGTGTGAGGCCATTTCTGACTAAAACATTTGAGTTTTGATATCTCTCTGAGGGGTGTCAATAAGTCTGCTTTGAGCGTTAGCATCGATTGTTTGTTGTGTGAGAGACCTTACCAGTGAAGTGGAAGTGAATAGCTCAGCCAAAGGTGATGTAGGTGGAAGATCAAGTTGAGGGGCCTAATTTGCTATGTATCTGCTTTCGTATTGGAGCATTTAAGATCTTGAGATGGTCAGAGCACATCTTGCCACACTGCTTCTACGTTGAATTTTTTTTCAGGTATTAAAATTCTTACATGAGAAGGGATTTCCTTATGGCCATCTTCACTCTGCCAATGTGATGCTGGATGGAGACACCTGCAAGTTAATGGACTTAGAAAATTCCTTGTTGGGGCTTCCATCATTTTATCGATCATACTTCTCACAGTTTCGGAAAATCAATGTAAGATTCAGGCATTTAATTCAGCTGACTCTTTATCCTCAACTTCTGTTTGTGGAGAACTGGCTAGAATGAGAAAAAACCTCCCTCAGTCCCCTTCCTTTAATCTGAGCTTTCCTCCATCAAATTCTCTTTCTGCTTCTTACGATTCACTGTCTGGCTGCACAGAAGTTTTGTTGCAACGCACTGAAGTGAGGCTGGGGCCAAAGCTAAGCAGGTAGAAGGGGACTGCAGGAGAGTGTTTTatgacagcagtgctggcacaaATAGAGGTAAACTGCAGTTGTTTTAAGGTCTCTTTCCACCCTGATCCTGTATTTCGTAGGAACATGCATATTGCATACCACTCTTTGTCACTTTTATGTCTGTGCAACAAAGACAACTTATTGCTGGCTCTTAGCTGGGAGCAGTGATTGACCAGCCTTGTCTGGAGTGGATACTGTGGAAATTGATTAGATGCTTGCTGATATCTAGCTATTAAAAGCTGTATTTTGCTTATTTGAAGTGTGTTTCTTAACTGCAGGCTTGCAGAGCAAAGTATCATCTTCCTATGAACATACAAACCCAGTTTTTTCGTGTTGCAGCAGTGCAGTGTTTTAGCCAGCATCTTGCCTGGCCTTCAAGTGCTCGTTGTAATGAATTCCGTACACAGTCATGGGACAGCTGCTTGCTGACCTTGCTGAACAAGTTCTACTGTGTTGTCAAAGAAACAATCAAAAGTTCATGGTTAGTCCAAATCTGTTAGTGCCATCAAAGCTCTAAACCTCTTCCAGTAAGAGGAGCCACTTCTATTTAAACATGATTAAAAACTCTCAGGTATGTGCTGTCTGGAGTCAAAGCATGTATATACAGCTTGTACAAACCGAAGGAGGAGTGACAAAGACTCTCCTAGGTTTGTTTGGTAGGTATTTTTGCTGTCTTTTTAGCTTCCTCTCTGAAAAATGACAGCTGGTCATATTATGAATGTCATTCTCTGCTCTTTGACTTAGGCAGGAAAATAGGCTTGGTTGTGATTCACATCGATGTATACTCAGCTGTTGTGTATGAAAAGAGTTTACTACTTCACATGTTTTTACAGACTGGCTATTCTGCTAGCCCATTTGTATCATCATGTACAGAGAGACAGCAGTACTTTTGTTAGCTTAAGGTGGGAAGATTTCATTTGAGCTACAGTTATGCAAGGAAATGGTTGTGGTTAGGAACTGTCTTAATGGTTCCTCTTTTCTATGTTCAAATGCAAGACCACTCATTTTCTCTTTAATGGGTTATTGTATGTTTTCAAACCAGTTGTGAAAAACTGATTCATTCTAGCAagctatgttttgttttgtttttgtttctgatCCACCACAGACTTTAGAAGGTGTTGATGTACATTGCTTTGGACACTTACTGTATGAAATGACATATGGAAGACCCCCAGATACAATTCCAGTAGACAACTTCCCTCCTGCACCATCAGTGTTTGTTGGTTAGTATGCAATCTGGAAAGTGTCAGTCTTGGCTTCCTGCTTTTTATCTAAGCTGGAGTGCTAATGCTGGGAcattggagcaggttgcccagggaggtggtggaagccccatccctggatatttttaaggccaggttggatggggctctgagcaactcgatctagtgtgaggtgttcctgcccacgTCAGGGaagttggaagtggatgatctttgtgctcccttccaagcctgataattctgtgattctgtaatagcaGCCTCAGATCTTTGCAGCCTGTGACTGGAAAGAATTAGTAATTTGTAACAACAGCAAATGTGTTCTTCATGAAAAATATGTAGCATATAAAGACAATtaatttttgcttttaaattagattttttttttttttaaactgagggatAAAGCAGTGTGTAGTAAGTAATTGGATGCCTGGATTCCCTCACCTCATGTCTAACATTCTTGAAGAGTTTGTGTGTGCAATAGTAACATTATAACAAAAACCACATGCCGGACTGCTTCATCACTGCTGAGCTGATGCAGGACTTGGGGGAACATCGCGCAGCAGTGCCAGACATTCATTCTAAATCATTCGCTATCCTGCTGTGCaaaaatgtggttttttttgttcttctttctggGGTAGTTTCTGTGTTGGAGTCCATTCTGACCTGTGAAGCTCTGAAGAATGGCATGCCAACTGTTTCGCGGCTCTTACAGATGCCGTAAGTGCTGTTTCGCTTGTTTTATGGCAGTGCTTTGAATTCTGTTcaggggaagaactttttttccctcttgctccTTTTTAGAAAGGTTTACTTCGTGTTACTGAGGCTTGTGTAATGCATCTCAAAAGAAGCTTTAAAATGGATAAGCTTTATAGAGCCCATCCCCTGTGAATATGACAGATGCTCATTTAAAGTTTCTTTGTCTCTTGGTGTGTTGGGGCTGTTATAAACACATTTTATTTAGCGTGGTGCTATGGATTAGATTGATCCAGCTATTAAAAGCAATGCAAGCATGTACAGGTTGTTTTAAAGCCTTTAGAATAAGGAGTCTTTTTGTATGTACCCTTCAGGCCTACTTCAATAGCTTTGGCTAATAAAAGGGCTCTCTTTCTTTGCTCAGCAGTGACATTTAGACTTGGTCTAGGTATGAAATGTTGTATAAGAGTTCTGGGTGGTTTCATGGAGGGTTAGCTTAAGGATTCTCTGAAGCATAAAGAAAACTAATTTCCTTACAGGCTGTCCTCCCAGTGATGTAGTGAAGTGGCAAGGGCAGGTATGGAGCAAGACTAGGATGCTGGAAGGGAGCAATGTCAGTGCATGACTGAGCTGGAGATCATACTTGTTTGTATTGCCACCATGCCTGCAATGAGGAGACAGTATAACCAGGGAAATTCTGCAGTCAGTGTGCTGTGACATGTCACCAGCATGCTGAGCATAGAAACAGTTCCTGGTAGAGAGTCCTGTAATTCATACCAGGTGCCAGAGTCATATCCTTAAAAATGACAAGTTGCAGTACAGGCCTGTAGTAACTTTCCATAGTGAACAGCAACAAAAGATCTCTGAAATACTGATCTCTGAGCCAGGCTTGACATCTCCTTCTGGGACAGTTTTCTAGTATGTTCTCCTGAACAAAGTATGGTGAAATGGACTAACCAGTTTATTTTCAGACTACCATTGCCCTCTAGTGTCTCTGTTTTGGATGGAACAGGATGAAACATGTATGCTTTTGCTTCTGATACCAtagagagaagagcaaagatATTAGAATATTTGCTTTAGTTACCTTTGCCAGAGTACAGACAAGAATGCAGGTGTTTTCAGATGCTGAGTTCACTCTTTGATATTTCACAGTGTTCTTGTTAATGCTGCTAAAGTAGTGCTAAGAGAGTCTCCTTTAAAAAGCAGTAATTTAGTTTAGGTGAAATTTAAAATTAAGTCCCTTTTTTCATTGAAGAATTCATATACTTTCAAGGAAAAGGTTTTCTATTTTGGGGGAGCCCTTTTCTGTCTTTGATAATCGTCCTGCTTTCAGAATACTTCACATAGTTTTGCTTGCTCTTCCATCAGTAGTGGCTACATTCTGAGGGTTGGATGCTGCTAATTTTACGTTAGCGCTTGGAGAATTAAAATCAGTACCTAAAAAACTATGGAATTAAAACCCAACCAGTGGCCTAAGGATgaggacagagaaagaaaaggagaaagagtgaATTAGGCAAACAGTACCAGTACTGTTCTCACTGTGTTTCTGTCTCTTGGGAATAATATTGTGATTTTTAATATTGCTTTTTTCATCCACTCACAGATTATTCAGCGATGTTCTGCTAACGAACTCCGAGAAACCACAGTTTAAGGTAGAGTTGGACATTGATTTGTTGTTtgtgggagtgccaggctgtgggcagctgtgcATTAATTGGCAGATAGAGTAGGGGAGAGATAGCTTAATATGGTTTTATGGTGATTGTCATcagtattctattctatttggaaTCCTTTGCTGCATTGCATCTGAGAATATTATATCACTCCTTTGAAGGAGGACATAGAGTGACCCATGAGTGTTCAAGTGCAGTTCCTGTCCTGGAGTGCATTTATGTGACCATTGGTGGAGCTCTCTATGAACAGAGGCTTGCATTTCTCCTTAAgtttaagtgaaacctcctgtgttctagtttgtacctactgctccttgtcctgtcactgggcacactgagaagagcccacaCAACTCCTGCAGGTCCCTTTTCAAGGCCTTTTGCTGCTGCACTTCACTAAGTAAAAACCCCCAGGAAGAGGCAGCAAATTGCTAAGACTTGGGGAAATTGATTCTGAGTGAGTCCATCAGCACATTGTTGCCAGCTCCAGCGCTGCAGAAATGGAACCTTTGGGGATCCACATCTGCTCCcactggggagctgctccaaAGCACTTCTCACAGAGGGCATAGTGTCCAAACTTGGGGCTTTAGATGAGCAAGATGATCACATGAATGGTGAGTTTTGAGTGGAGGAGTTGTGTTTTCCTTTATCATGTTTcatgctgtgatttttttttccccccccattctGTATTAGATTCCTACTAAGCTAAAAGAGGCATTGAGAACCTCCAAGGAATGCATAGAAAAGCGATTAACAGAAGAACAGAAATTGGTAATGTCTGCATTTCTTTACTATATTTTTTACAAACATTCTATTTGTTCTTACCACTTCTACATGGGGAGAGTGAGTTTTTATTCAGAGGTGATTTTAAGTAATAAAGGCTTTCATATGGGAAGTTGGAAAACATCTGTTGACTCTGTGGCATGTCACTGTTTCAAGTGATGCAGCTTCACAGGCAGTGGCTCCTAAGTTAACTGCAGCATGATGCTCAATGCTGTGCCAGCAACTGTaaagacaaaaaggaagaagggaaaaaagaaaactaaacctACAAAGTGACTATGTTGTATTTTCTTTTACCCCATACATATCCCTTGTTTGAGAACATGTAGGATTTTACCATGGGCTTGTtctgtttttcccttcctctcaaAGATTCACCAACACAGAAGACTGACAAGAGCTCAGTCTCATCATGgctctgaagaagaaaaaaagaaaaggaagatctTAGCACGAAAAGTAAGCAATCTCTAAGTAGGTTTctcacagagaaaaagatgTGTGCCTTTTCTGACTGTGTAGCATGCATAGCCAGAGGTGACactgctctgttctgccctgtggTTTTCTGTACTGCTCCTTGGTTGTTTTCACTTAGTGACAGACTTCCTGAGAAATTACAGCTACAATAGTAGCTGACTTGTGTATTGGTTTAACCTGTGAGAGGCTGTTGTATGGAAACAGTCTTAAGTTATTACTTCATACACAGCTGACAATCTGTGATGCTTCCTGCTGCATGGGGAGGGTATTGTAGCATTTTTAAGTTGTCTCTGGCAGTGCACTGTCTgcattcctcttcctttttgatAGGTCAGTTTGCTACATGTCCCTGATGGACAGAGGGTCTAGCTGCTTGCCTAGAGATGTTTGGGCATAGAACAGCCTTGCTGCTGTTGTCATCGTGGCAGCACATGTTGggtgtggggagagggaggtaGGGCATTGATAAGTTTCTTGCACTACAATGGATGGCTGTTGCAAGTCTGTGTGTCAGGTCAGTCCTTAGCATGGACAGCAATTATTCATTCccatcttctgtttcttttgttctgttgtAAAGAAGTCGAAACGCTCTGCCTATGAAAGTGGAGAAGAACACTCAGCAAAATACAGCAACTCAAATAACTCAGGTAACTACAGTGAGAAGAGCTTTCTTCTACACAGCTGTGTCAATGCTTTTCTGCTGTCATTTTCTGGCTTACAAGATCCAGGGTCACCATCAGTTTACATATTAATACTGTACTACCAAAGCCTGATACCACTGCTGTGGGTATTTCATATAATAGATAAATCAAGACCTTAAAAGTATCATCACTGTTAGATTTTTCAGCCACTTAATTTAAAGCAATGTGCCCTCTTTTCTGTGTCTCATTCctaaaaaaagccaaccaaacaaaacagtctCTTCATTCTGTTTAATATTTGAGTTAAATAATGGGGCATTTAGTAATGCAGCCTTCAGGGAGAAAATCTCAGGTGATCTATGTTCTGCAGTAAGGTGTTAAGATGAATGTGGAAATTATGTTTAATTGCTGCTTCAGTTCCAAATTCTAAAACAACAGAGTCTTTGACAGGTCTTCATTTAGTTAAAAGGAACAGTCAATACTACTGAATAGATTAAGTGGATTGACTTGCTTGGCTAAACTGTGTCCAAAATCAGCCTGTTGTGGTGTAGTCAGATGTCAGAATAACTTGTGGAGTACAGCAACTGACTGAAAATAATCTCTTGGAAGGAGAACTGGGGTGCCATCCAAGCAGTGGCACAACTCCTTAAGGAGAACACAATTTGGCCACTGAAATCCAACAGCTTAAGCAACAGAGGAGTATTTGCAATTGGGGAATACTGTTGAGTgtgctttttgtgtgtttggacTTCCTCTGGTACTGTGTACTGTAAAAGCTTCTGTTCAGATTGGGTCTGAGTGACACTGTGCCTATGAATGGGAATCTTTCCCAAGATTTCAGTGAAAGTAGGATTGGATCTTCAGTCAATAAAGTTGGCCTGTTTCTAACAATCTGTCTTGTCTGACTGTTGAATTTTAATGTCACAGCTTTAGTTACTAGACTGTTGTTTTATTTAGCAGGCTCTGGGGCGAGTTCCCCATTAACATCTCCATCATCCCCCACTCCGCCCTCTACAGCAGGTAAGTTCAAGAGTCCTTACAGTGtttgtctttcttcttttttgttttttaaatcccccctttcccctcccctgccccttaACTGTGGCTGTTATTCCCAAGGATGGTTAAAGGATGGTGCTTTTCAAGGATGGAACACAGAGATGACATTTTATCTTCTGTCAGCCTGAGTGTGGGCCCGTGCTCTCTTCTGAAGGCCATAGACAACATTTTAATACTCTTTTCATTTAATAACCTTTCTTGAGATGTACATGCTATACACATGGATTTATCCATAGAGACTCCGAAGCAAGCACTTATCTCTATCACTCCAATCCTacccacactgctgctttccaaaCATTTTCTGGGCCTTGTGTTGCAGTATGCATTTGTTCTGATGTTAATGGTCTGTTGAAGACCAAATGATGTTTGTCAGTCCCTCATTTCTGTTTATTGTGTCCTTATACCTGTTCTGCAGTGCCAGGAATATTGGATGAGACAATTTCATTGGCTTAGGCTACATACAtgttctggaacaggttgcccagggaggtggttgaggccccttccctagAAATATtcaagggcagcctggtctatttgaggttgtccctgctgactgtggggaggtctgactggatggcctttgaaAGTCCCATtaagcccagaccattctatgattctataaatctcCCTAGTTCTGAATATTGGGTGATAGTGGATGTGCTTCAGCCTGAAAGGCTAGAAGAGGAGCACTTGCAAAACATCAGCAGCAAAAGGTGTTACTGGAATTCCTTTCTTGAAGGGACGAGCCCATAGCAGTGCTGTTTGTTATGATGACTCATGCCAGAAActttctgcacagcacagcttgtTAACTAAAGTGATGCAAAGTTATGTTTGCTATGGGTGGCCTCTCAGAGGACACAGCAGTATGTGATGTAACTCAGTCATGCTGAAAGTCAAATTAGTCATTTCTCCCTCAAGCTCAGGGTATGTTAAGTGTGCGTATTATGAACTACTCCCAGTCAGCATAAACAAGATAATTACTGTTAGTGTGTTGCACAATGACAGTGCTGTTTTCTGGATGTACTGACTGTTAGCTGGAGGGTTTATTTCAAGTTCTGTGTGCTTTAGTAAGGAAGTAGCTGAAATTGCAAAAGAAAACCTTATGCCTCCAAAATGGACAGGTGTTGAGAAAACCTTTATGTTTTTTTCTGCAATAAAACTTATGTTTTAACTTGAACCTGTTAGAACTTGTCTGGGGGCTTTTTCAAGCTTTGAGCATGTGGGTGCAGGTT
It encodes:
- the PXK gene encoding PX domain-containing protein kinase-like protein isoform X4, whose amino-acid sequence is MAFMEKPPAGKVLLDDTVPLTAQIEASQSLHSHTEYIIRVQRGVSAENSWQIVRRYSDFDLLNNSLQISALSLPLPPKKLIGNMEREFIAERQKGLQAYLDVITTHHILSNCELVKKFLDPNSYSLNYTEIALQHVSMFFRSEPKWEVVEPLKDIGWRIRKKYFLMKIKNQPKERLALSWADLGPDKYLSDKDLQYAVKLLSSCSHPYIYKITFATANESSALVIRPFSEKGTLKDLIYKAKPKDPFLKKYCNPKKIQGLELQQIKTYGRQILEVLKFLHEKGFPYGHLHSANVMLDGDTCKLMDLENSLLGLPSFYRSYFSQFRKINTLEGVDVHCFGHLLYEMTYGRPPDTIPVDNFPPAPSVFVVSVLESILTCEALKNGMPTVSRLLQMPLFSDVLLTNSEKPQFKIPTKLKEALRTSKECIEKRLTEEQKLIHQHRRLTRAQSHHGSEEEKKKRKILARKKSKRSAYESGEEHSAKYSNSNNSAGSGASSPLTSPSSPTPPSTAGASSIPPAPPPPPLPPAAPPPPRTEVPMQPSPQPDVSASRGALLSSIQNFQKGTLKKTQTCDYSAPRIS
- the PXK gene encoding PX domain-containing protein kinase-like protein isoform X5; the encoded protein is MAFMEKPPAGKVLLDDTVPLTAQIEASQSLHSHTEYIIRVQRGVSAENSWQIVRRYSDFDLLNNSLQISALSLPLPPKKLIGNMEREFIAERQKGLQAYLDVITTHHILSNCELVKKFLDPNSYSLNYTEIALQHVSMFFRSEPKWEVVEPLKDIGWRIRKKYFLMKIKNQPKERLALSWADLGPDKYLSDKDLQYAVKLLSSCSHPYIYKITFATANESSALVIRPFSEKGTLKDLIYKAKPKDPFLKKYCNPKKIQGLELQQIKTYGRQILEVLKFLHEKGFPYGHLHSANVMLDGDTCKLMDLENSLLGLPSFYRSYFSQFRKINTLEGVDVHCFGHLLYEMTYGRPPDTIPVDNFPPAPSVFVVSVLESILTCEALKNGMPTVSRLLQMPLFSDVLLTNSEKPQFKIPTKLKEALRTSKECIEKRLTEEQKLIHQHRRLTRAQSHHGSEEEKKKRKILARKKSKRSAYESGEEHSAKYSNSNNSGSGASSPLTSPSSPTPPSTAGASSIPPAPPPPPLPPAAPPPPRTEVPMQPSPQPDVSASRGALLSSIQNFQKGTLKKTQTCDYSAPRIS
- the PXK gene encoding PX domain-containing protein kinase-like protein isoform X6, producing MAFMEKPPAGKVLLDDTVPLTAQIEASQSLHSHTISALSLPLPPKKLIGNMEREFIAERQKGLQAYLDVITTHHILSNCELVKKFLDPNSYSLNYTEIALQHVSMFFRSEPKWEVVEPLKDIGWRIRKKYFLMKIKNQPKERLALSWADLGPDKYLSDKDLQYAVKLLSSCSHPYIYKITFATANESSALVIRPFSEKGTLKDLIYKAKPKDPFLKKYCNPKKIQGLELQQIKTYGRQILEVLKFLHEKGFPYGHLHSANVMLDGDTCKLMDLENSLLGLPSFYRSYFSQFRKINTLEGVDVHCFGHLLYEMTYGRPPDTIPVDNFPPAPSVFVVSVLESILTCEALKNGMPTVSRLLQMPLFSDVLLTNSEKPQFKIPTKLKEALRTSKECIEKRLTEEQKLIHQHRRLTRAQSHHGSEEEKKKRKILARKKSKRSAYESGEEHSAKYSNSNNSAGSGASSPLTSPSSPTPPSTAGASSIPPAPPPPPLPPAAPPPPRTEVPMQPSPQPDVSASRGALLSSIQNFQKGTLKKTQTCDYSAPRIS
- the PXK gene encoding PX domain-containing protein kinase-like protein isoform X7 yields the protein MAFMEKPPAGKVLLDDTVPLTAQIEASQSLHSHTISALSLPLPPKKLIGNMEREFIAERQKGLQAYLDVITTHHILSNCELVKKFLDPNSYSLNYTEIALQHVSMFFRSEPKWEVVEPLKDIGWRIRKKYFLMKIKNQPKERLALSWADLGPDKYLSDKDLQYAVKLLSSCSHPYIYKITFATANESSALVIRPFSEKGTLKDLIYKAKPKDPFLKKYCNPKKIQGLELQQIKTYGRQILEVLKFLHEKGFPYGHLHSANVMLDGDTCKLMDLENSLLGLPSFYRSYFSQFRKINTLEGVDVHCFGHLLYEMTYGRPPDTIPVDNFPPAPSVFVVSVLESILTCEALKNGMPTVSRLLQMPLFSDVLLTNSEKPQFKIPTKLKEALRTSKECIEKRLTEEQKLIHQHRRLTRAQSHHGSEEEKKKRKILARKKSKRSAYESGEEHSAKYSNSNNSGSGASSPLTSPSSPTPPSTAGASSIPPAPPPPPLPPAAPPPPRTEVPMQPSPQPDVSASRGALLSSIQNFQKGTLKKTQTCDYSAPRIS
- the PXK gene encoding PX domain-containing protein kinase-like protein isoform X1, with protein sequence MFFRSEPKWEVVEPLKDIGWRIRKKYFLMKIKNQPKERLALSWADLGPDKYLSDKDLQYAVKLLSSCSHPYIYKITFATANESSALVIRPFSEKGTLKDLIYKAKPKDPFLKKYCNPKKIQGLELQQIKTYGRQILEVLKFLHEKGFPYGHLHSANVMLDGDTCKLMDLENSLLGLPSFYRSYFSQFRKINTLEGVDVHCFGHLLYEMTYGRPPDTIPVDNFPPAPSVFVVSVLESILTCEALKNGMPTVSRLLQMPLFSDVLLTNSEKPQFKIPTKLKEALRTSKECIEKRLTEEQKLIHQHRRLTRAQSHHGSEEEKKKRKILARKKSKRSAYESGEEHSAKYSNSNNSAGSGASSPLTSPSSPTPPSTAGLKFTASDLLPIPFNTLF
- the PXK gene encoding PX domain-containing protein kinase-like protein isoform X2; translated protein: MFFRSEPKWEVVEPLKDIGWRIRKKYFLMKIKNQPKERLALSWADLGPDKYLSDKDLQYAVKLLSSCSHPYIYKITFATANESSALVIRPFSEKGTLKDLIYKAKPKDPFLKKYCNPKKIQGLELQQIKTYGRQILEVLKFLHEKGFPYGHLHSANVMLDGDTCKLMDLENSLLGLPSFYRSYFSQFRKINTLEGVDVHCFGHLLYEMTYGRPPDTIPVDNFPPAPSVFVVSVLESILTCEALKNGMPTVSRLLQMPLFSDVLLTNSEKPQFKIPTKLKEALRTSKECIEKRLTEEQKLIHQHRRLTRAQSHHGSEEEKKKRKILARKKSKRSAYESGEEHSAKYSNSNNSAGSGASSPLTSPSSPTPPSTAEHASF
- the PXK gene encoding PX domain-containing protein kinase-like protein isoform X3, translated to MFFRSEPKWEVVEPLKDIGWRIRKKYFLMKIKNQPKERLALSWADLGPDKYLSDKDLQYAVKLLSSCSHPYIYKITFATANESSALVIRPFSEKGTLKDLIYKAKPKDPFLKKYCNPKKIQGLELQQIKTYGRQILEVLKFLHEKGFPYGHLHSANVMLDGDTCKLMDLENSLLGLPSFYRSYFSQFRKINTLEGVDVHCFGHLLYEMTYGRPPDTIPVDNFPPAPSVFVVSVLESILTCEALKNGMPTVSRLLQMPLFSDVLLTNSEKPQFKIPTKLKEALRTSKECIEKRLTEEQKLIHQHRRLTRAQSHHGSEEEKKKRKILARKKSKRSAYESGEEHSAKYSNSNNSGSGASSPLTSPSSPTPPSTAEHASF